Proteins co-encoded in one Nitrospinota bacterium genomic window:
- a CDS encoding AsmA-like C-terminal domain-containing protein — protein MNKVLSRIRMAAAIAALAGAGGFGAMELAKSRIDPNGYRERITGEIARTSGIQAGFERLEWLPYRPGVAAIIPTLRKNGVDIRAGRLEAVISLPSLLFGPPRLSRLSIDGLVLTAERDEEGLWNLAQLFTNGRKDGGALTPPNNVVITNANVVILDAYAPRHAPVLDERRQTVFDDRAAKDYFEGGNNARDREPRLTPAEPVSPLSLYIPPAAADPPKQANDEPPPPKLLLLRGVNLHFHGGGWVLPTSLQLEAELIDPALRKNPLYRRLKPGRMELSLKSRVGAPGWNWDRAMTKGTVMVDSVYSGSFDAYLANLLPEHYSHKIYAFDFKFNGRPSEELAFNGSLSARPVEQAAGPMFSSGFGREFRRFNITGAIRPNRITLDHVEVYLPEARLDMRMEIANYRKPDPDISFRADTSFIELEKLDRLIPPAYLNDPAAQMIRKSMRGGRFRVSGLSFNGPYSAFLRIAEPENMERIAGRLEVEDAGFLMAGMKQPVEKIKGVIDIKGNQLFFQDLSAVHGHSAIAKCGGSITGLRTNPYLKAVIVADMDIAELRDEAVARIASKKLDELIEPVRNVAGTARATVNVEAYPLEQRLTELDADLLFTNVSFRHEQFKVPVSEFNGIFHVTPTVIEIKDAAFNVEGSAITVSGAVRRYAEPEYDMDLKINIAGGIPRMAESPLFDERWRKGVTGNIAGSLALSGTVENLAFREELNLTQAGIKLPKFVDKQPGHSLNVAANGTLQRGNSLTIEEGRIDFGNSHIRFHGTAPDMRTWKAYAFDANVDMLDLGDGPAYVKDFKKGAVAGQIKGKIRVTDGGKAPAAAGTLNVKIGHLDLAQLERLKQELPMFGHLKLEGRATGDVSIQFAPGLLPKLRGWVRGEKVGFYTMLPNKFQDLSGRIALKGNTISFADIPFTSGNSSGEASGSVLIHKKPVFKLDVRAKNLDLADVVWLEGAPDPWWSEEPLFYTDLILTARSNSGTLASIPYDDLDLDMRYYRDRFTFKMLRFSSYQGICEATGTLNVEPRQPLFTTQMKVTGIELESLIKNFWPKMDKVTGKLAAEGSFSGEGLLWKDLRRTLNGTVRFETVDGLVEQFAGVAGIFSVINVAPLFEKQADRQKGNGLRYDSITGTMTIKDGVGHTGDLVMEGRAVRMSAAGDFRFNDGTVKLLIGVKPFTSVDSIISNIPLAGTLLTGEQKSLIVSYYDLTGPMDAPVATAVPGESVARTVLGIFQRALEAPAKALSTEKELGKLREKRNGKNPGKN, from the coding sequence ATGAATAAGGTGCTCAGCCGAATCCGAATGGCCGCCGCCATCGCGGCGCTTGCCGGAGCGGGTGGTTTTGGGGCGATGGAACTCGCCAAGTCGCGCATCGACCCCAACGGCTACCGGGAGCGGATAACCGGGGAGATCGCGCGGACATCGGGCATTCAGGCCGGCTTCGAGCGGCTGGAGTGGCTGCCGTACCGCCCCGGCGTAGCGGCTATTATCCCCACGTTGCGCAAGAACGGCGTGGATATCCGCGCTGGCCGGCTGGAGGCGGTCATTTCGCTGCCGTCGCTGCTGTTCGGACCGCCCCGTCTCTCCCGGCTTTCCATCGACGGCCTTGTGCTGACCGCCGAGCGGGACGAAGAAGGACTCTGGAATCTCGCTCAACTGTTCACCAACGGCCGGAAAGACGGCGGAGCGCTGACGCCGCCGAATAACGTGGTGATAACCAATGCCAATGTGGTTATTTTGGATGCCTATGCCCCACGCCATGCCCCCGTTCTTGATGAACGGCGTCAAACGGTCTTCGACGACCGCGCGGCGAAGGATTATTTTGAAGGGGGAAATAATGCGCGTGACCGCGAGCCGCGGCTTACCCCGGCGGAGCCGGTCAGCCCGTTGAGCCTCTATATTCCTCCGGCGGCGGCCGACCCGCCAAAACAGGCGAACGATGAACCGCCCCCGCCAAAGCTGCTGCTGCTGCGCGGAGTTAACCTGCATTTCCATGGCGGCGGATGGGTGCTCCCCACCTCCCTTCAATTAGAGGCGGAACTGATCGACCCCGCATTGCGGAAAAACCCGCTCTATCGCCGTCTCAAGCCGGGAAGAATGGAGCTTTCCCTTAAAAGCCGCGTGGGCGCTCCCGGCTGGAATTGGGATCGCGCGATGACAAAGGGAACCGTCATGGTCGATTCGGTCTATTCCGGCAGTTTCGATGCGTACCTGGCCAACCTGCTGCCTGAGCACTATTCCCACAAAATCTACGCGTTCGATTTCAAATTCAATGGACGCCCGTCGGAGGAATTAGCTTTTAACGGGTCACTATCCGCCCGCCCGGTCGAACAAGCGGCCGGCCCGATGTTTTCCTCCGGTTTCGGGCGCGAGTTCCGCCGGTTCAATATCACCGGCGCCATCAGGCCCAACAGGATCACGCTCGACCACGTCGAGGTATACCTTCCTGAAGCCCGGCTTGACATGCGTATGGAAATCGCCAATTACCGCAAGCCCGACCCGGATATCAGCTTTCGGGCCGACACCTCGTTCATCGAGCTTGAAAAGCTGGATCGCCTGATCCCGCCCGCTTATCTAAACGACCCGGCGGCGCAAATGATCCGCAAGAGCATGCGCGGCGGCCGTTTCAGGGTATCCGGCCTTTCGTTCAACGGCCCCTATAGCGCGTTCTTACGCATTGCGGAACCGGAGAACATGGAGCGGATAGCGGGCCGGCTGGAAGTGGAAGACGCGGGCTTCCTCATGGCGGGAATGAAGCAACCGGTGGAGAAAATCAAAGGCGTGATCGACATCAAAGGGAACCAGCTTTTTTTCCAGGACCTTTCCGCCGTCCACGGCCACAGCGCCATCGCCAAGTGTGGCGGCTCCATTACCGGGCTGCGCACGAACCCATATTTGAAAGCCGTGATCGTGGCGGACATGGATATTGCCGAGCTGCGCGATGAGGCGGTGGCGCGCATCGCCTCGAAAAAGCTGGACGAACTGATCGAGCCGGTGCGAAACGTTGCGGGAACCGCGCGCGCCACCGTGAATGTGGAGGCGTATCCGCTGGAACAACGGCTCACGGAGTTGGACGCCGACCTCCTCTTTACGAACGTCAGTTTCCGCCACGAACAGTTCAAGGTGCCGGTTTCGGAATTTAACGGCATATTTCATGTGACCCCAACCGTCATCGAAATAAAGGACGCCGCCTTTAACGTGGAGGGGAGCGCCATCACCGTCAGCGGCGCGGTGCGCCGGTATGCGGAACCGGAATACGATATGGATCTGAAAATAAACATCGCGGGCGGCATCCCGCGCATGGCGGAAAGCCCCCTGTTTGACGAGCGGTGGCGGAAGGGGGTCACGGGAAACATCGCGGGAAGTCTCGCCCTTTCCGGCACGGTGGAGAACCTTGCCTTCCGCGAAGAGCTGAACCTCACGCAAGCCGGCATAAAACTTCCGAAGTTTGTGGACAAGCAGCCCGGCCATTCCCTGAACGTGGCCGCCAACGGAACGCTGCAAAGAGGCAACAGCCTCACCATCGAGGAAGGGCGCATCGATTTTGGCAATTCCCATATCCGTTTTCACGGCACGGCGCCTGACATGCGCACGTGGAAGGCCTATGCCTTCGACGCGAACGTGGATATGCTCGATTTGGGCGATGGACCCGCTTATGTCAAGGATTTCAAGAAAGGGGCCGTGGCGGGCCAGATAAAAGGGAAAATACGCGTCACTGATGGCGGAAAGGCGCCGGCGGCCGCCGGTACCCTGAATGTCAAGATCGGGCATCTTGATCTGGCGCAGTTGGAACGCCTGAAACAGGAGTTACCGATGTTCGGTCATCTGAAGCTGGAGGGACGCGCCACCGGGGATGTGTCGATCCAATTTGCACCGGGACTGCTGCCAAAACTCCGCGGCTGGGTGCGCGGTGAAAAGGTCGGCTTTTACACAATGCTCCCCAACAAGTTCCAGGATTTGAGCGGCCGGATTGCGCTGAAGGGGAATACGATCAGTTTTGCCGATATCCCGTTCACCAGCGGCAATTCATCCGGCGAGGCCAGCGGCTCCGTGCTCATACACAAAAAGCCGGTCTTCAAGCTGGATGTGCGGGCTAAAAACCTCGATCTGGCCGACGTGGTCTGGCTGGAAGGGGCTCCCGACCCCTGGTGGTCCGAGGAGCCGCTCTTTTATACCGATCTCATCCTTACGGCCCGTTCAAACTCCGGTACGCTTGCCAGCATTCCCTATGATGACCTTGACCTCGATATGCGCTATTACCGCGACCGGTTCACCTTCAAGATGCTGCGCTTCAGTTCATATCAGGGTATATGCGAGGCAACGGGCACCTTGAACGTGGAGCCGCGCCAGCCGCTGTTTACCACCCAAATGAAAGTGACCGGGATTGAGCTGGAATCCCTGATAAAGAATTTCTGGCCGAAAATGGACAAGGTGACCGGCAAACTGGCGGCGGAAGGAAGCTTTAGCGGCGAAGGGCTGTTATGGAAAGACCTCCGCCGAACGCTGAACGGAACCGTACGCTTCGAAACGGTGGACGGCCTTGTGGAACAGTTCGCCGGGGTAGCCGGCATTTTTTCCGTGATCAACGTGGCCCCGTTATTCGAAAAACAGGCCGACCGCCAGAAAGGAAACGGCCTGCGGTACGACAGTATCACGGGAACGATGACGATCAAGGACGGTGTGGGACATACCGGCGATCTCGTGATGGAGGGGCGCGCGGTGCGGATGTCGGCCGCGGGGGACTTCCGCTTCAACGATGGCACGGTGAAGCTCCTTATCGGCGTAAAACCGTTTACTTCGGTTGACTCGATCATTTCCAACATTCCGTTGGCGGGCACGCTGCTCACCGGCGAGCAGAAATCGCTTATCGTCTCTTATTACGACCTGACCGGGCCGATGGACGCGCCAGTGGCCACGGCGGTGCCGGGCGAATCCGTGGCGCGAACCGTTTTGGGAATTTTCCAGAGAGCCTTGGAGGCTCCGGCCAAAGCCCTCTCCACCGAAAAAGAGCTGGGAAAACTGCGGGAAAAGCGCAATGGAAAAAATCCGGGGAAAAACTAA
- a CDS encoding TIGR00730 family Rossman fold protein: MAKQFEDKGDLEKKGEIVSHLYHHLPEGLSEEDVNRLKSIVSEFAAGFRLMMGKGPYVTVFGSSRIGGDSPEYRMGMELGQALAKIGYSVLTGGGPGVMEAVNRGAHEANGNSAGINIFLPDEQRANPYIEPAITMNHFFVRKVLLLKYSTAFIFMPGGFGTLDELFETVTLVQTKKIAPFPVILIGREFWGGLMGWIHKKLKEGDLISPADINCIYLADSVAEAIEVMIEKAPLYEHHG, encoded by the coding sequence ATGGCAAAACAATTTGAAGACAAAGGCGACCTTGAGAAAAAGGGAGAAATTGTCTCCCACCTGTACCACCACCTCCCCGAAGGGCTTTCGGAAGAGGACGTCAACCGCCTGAAAAGCATCGTTTCGGAATTCGCCGCCGGCTTCCGGCTAATGATGGGCAAAGGTCCCTATGTGACGGTGTTCGGCTCCAGCCGCATCGGCGGGGACTCGCCTGAATACCGCATGGGAATGGAGTTGGGCCAGGCGCTGGCGAAGATAGGCTATTCCGTGCTCACTGGGGGCGGTCCCGGAGTGATGGAAGCGGTAAACCGGGGAGCGCACGAGGCGAACGGCAACTCGGCGGGGATCAACATTTTTCTCCCGGATGAGCAGCGGGCGAACCCCTACATTGAACCGGCGATCACGATGAACCATTTTTTTGTGCGCAAGGTGTTGCTGCTCAAGTACTCCACCGCGTTCATTTTCATGCCGGGGGGGTTCGGCACGCTGGACGAGCTGTTTGAAACCGTCACGCTGGTGCAGACCAAAAAAATAGCCCCTTTCCCGGTCATCCTCATTGGCAGGGAATTCTGGGGCGGCTTGATGGGGTGGATTCACAAAAAATTGAAGGAAGGGGATTTGATCAGCCCCGCCGACATAAACTGCATATACCTGGCTGACAGCGTGGCGGAGGCGATCGAAGTAATGATAGAGAAAGCCCCTTTGTATGAGCATCACGGCTGA
- a CDS encoding HAMP domain-containing histidine kinase: MLTRLEELLHRHGDALLRRYVARLQGISESYRRRPEYELRQTGKAAFDASISFMLRRTPDPMNRFIDDIVQKRSAAGFKLEEVQEAFQIFRDVVRPVIVGHMPREEINAALELVDECANYSIRRFSGKFQVRQENDMRAVNLMLSAALEDLKRERFNAVAANRLKDQFLANVSHELKTPLTGIIGFSKILMGMEDRDQKTKDKLRVIHEQGRALLRMINTLLLISEINAGGIQISRDAVDFRDLVDLAVQNVKKLKIAENHAIIFTAEEDLPIVICDSEKMMEVVFELLLNSLKFSEPGAGVNLRLRRNGGQMALEVIDEGVGIDAEEFNRIFSPFYQLDGSITRKYGGNGLGLTMIKKVVELHNGSISVASNPGKGSTFTVVIPLVQTPA, encoded by the coding sequence ATGCTGACACGGCTGGAAGAACTGCTGCACCGCCACGGCGACGCGCTGCTGCGGCGGTATGTGGCGCGGTTGCAAGGGATATCGGAATCGTACCGGCGGCGGCCCGAATACGAACTGCGGCAGACCGGCAAGGCCGCCTTCGACGCCAGCATCTCATTCATGCTGCGCCGCACCCCCGATCCGATGAACCGGTTCATAGACGACATCGTGCAAAAGCGGAGCGCCGCCGGATTCAAGCTGGAAGAAGTGCAGGAAGCCTTTCAGATATTCCGCGATGTCGTCCGCCCCGTTATCGTCGGGCATATGCCCCGTGAAGAGATCAACGCCGCGCTTGAACTGGTGGACGAATGCGCCAACTACAGCATCCGCCGGTTCAGCGGGAAATTCCAGGTCCGGCAGGAAAACGATATGCGGGCGGTGAACCTGATGCTATCCGCCGCGCTGGAAGACCTCAAGCGGGAGCGGTTCAACGCGGTGGCCGCCAACAGGCTCAAGGATCAGTTTTTGGCCAATGTATCGCACGAGCTTAAAACACCGCTGACCGGCATCATCGGTTTCAGCAAGATATTGATGGGCATGGAAGACCGCGACCAAAAAACGAAGGATAAATTGCGCGTCATCCACGAGCAGGGGCGGGCGTTGCTGCGCATGATAAACACCCTGCTCCTGATTTCCGAGATCAACGCCGGCGGCATACAGATCAGCCGCGACGCGGTTGATTTCAGGGATTTGGTGGACCTGGCGGTTCAAAACGTAAAAAAGCTGAAAATCGCGGAAAACCATGCGATCATCTTTACCGCCGAAGAGGATTTGCCCATCGTCATCTGCGATTCGGAAAAGATGATGGAAGTGGTGTTCGAGCTGCTTCTCAACAGCCTGAAATTTTCCGAACCGGGAGCCGGCGTGAACCTGCGCCTGCGGCGCAATGGCGGGCAGATGGCGCTGGAAGTGATAGATGAAGGGGTGGGGATCGACGCGGAAGAGTTCAACCGCATTTTCTCGCCGTTCTACCAGCTTGACGGCTCCATCACGCGCAAATACGGCGGCAACGGCCTGGGACTCACCATGATCAAGAAAGTGGTCGAGCTGCACAACGGATCCATCAGCGTGGCGAGCAACCCGGGAAAAGGGAGCACCTTTACGGTTGTCATTCCCTTGGTGCAAACGCCGGCCTGA
- a CDS encoding HAMP domain-containing protein, translated as MASPIRLTIHGKLWGLLLFFILIMVAGATTTYLGSMRISRYLDSNEVEALRHTVALKNNLNEIEQYLNDAAAQHEPALIAQAEQISSEFDDHIAAMAQADPVNGMRYEKVKSAFHDYFTAASGGARLLLEGGGFSPAVIASAQKVNETLPPLREEVEKLINARYFLFERMLTLATGAAKSIVRREILVTGFIALIGFALVFKTIGSILKPIDSLVNAAKELGKGNLNIRTGVTSRDEVGELAAAFNDMAYRLENERDKLEESHQKLAQLLEEREEMQKEIVKNNEELKRANALLQKADQAKSQFLASMSHELRTPLNAMINFTDQVMEDWEELRKNDLWFVEARDMLARVLDSSRHLLDLINDLLDLAKIESGKMTLDLEEADLAGIVRECVLSVASLAKKKNLPLVTDFPGADTPIVCDRRKVKQVVINLLSNAIKFTDQGEVRVAVVAAPGGYRIDITDTGIGIPGEYHTRIWDRFQQVDSSDNRKHAGTGLGLNLVKELTEMHGGVVELKSAAAKGATFTVRLPAKAASGEITGNG; from the coding sequence GTGGCATCGCCCATACGCCTCACCATTCACGGAAAGCTGTGGGGCCTTTTACTTTTCTTTATCCTCATTATGGTGGCCGGCGCCACCACTACCTATCTTGGTTCCATGCGCATCAGCCGTTACCTCGATTCCAACGAAGTGGAAGCCCTGCGCCATACCGTGGCGCTCAAGAACAACTTAAATGAGATCGAACAGTATCTCAACGACGCGGCGGCCCAGCACGAACCGGCGTTGATAGCCCAGGCCGAACAAATATCATCAGAATTCGACGATCATATAGCCGCGATGGCGCAGGCCGATCCGGTCAACGGGATGCGGTATGAAAAGGTCAAAAGCGCCTTTCATGATTATTTCACGGCGGCCAGCGGCGGCGCCAGGCTGCTGCTCGAGGGGGGCGGATTTTCCCCGGCGGTCATCGCCAGCGCCCAAAAGGTGAACGAGACACTCCCCCCCCTGCGCGAAGAGGTGGAAAAGCTCATCAATGCCCGGTACTTTCTGTTCGAGCGGATGCTTACTCTCGCCACCGGCGCGGCGAAATCCATCGTGCGGCGGGAAATCCTGGTGACGGGATTTATCGCCCTCATCGGTTTCGCGCTGGTGTTTAAAACCATCGGCAGCATCCTCAAGCCGATCGACAGCCTGGTGAACGCCGCCAAGGAATTGGGCAAGGGAAACCTTAACATCCGCACCGGCGTGACTTCCCGCGACGAGGTGGGCGAACTGGCGGCCGCGTTCAACGATATGGCCTACCGGCTGGAAAACGAACGGGACAAGCTGGAAGAAAGCCACCAAAAGCTGGCCCAGTTGCTGGAAGAGCGCGAGGAGATGCAAAAGGAAATCGTCAAGAACAACGAGGAACTCAAGCGCGCCAACGCGCTGCTGCAAAAGGCCGATCAGGCCAAAAGCCAGTTTCTCGCCAGCATGAGCCACGAGTTGCGGACGCCGCTCAACGCCATGATCAATTTCACCGATCAAGTCATGGAGGACTGGGAGGAACTCAGGAAGAATGACCTGTGGTTCGTGGAAGCCCGCGATATGCTTGCGCGGGTGCTGGATTCCAGCCGCCACCTGCTTGATCTGATAAACGATCTGCTCGACCTGGCAAAGATCGAGTCCGGAAAAATGACGCTCGACCTGGAAGAGGCCGACCTCGCCGGCATTGTGCGGGAGTGCGTCCTTTCCGTCGCTTCGCTGGCAAAAAAGAAGAATCTCCCGCTGGTCACCGATTTCCCCGGCGCCGACACCCCCATTGTCTGCGACCGCCGCAAGGTGAAACAGGTCGTTATCAACCTGTTAAGCAACGCGATTAAATTCACCGACCAGGGAGAGGTGCGTGTCGCCGTGGTTGCCGCGCCGGGCGGTTACCGGATCGACATTACCGATACCGGTATTGGCATCCCAGGGGAATACCATACCCGCATTTGGGACCGCTTCCAGCAGGTGGACAGCTCCGACAACCGCAAGCACGCCGGAACCGGGTTGGGGCTGAATCTGGTGAAAGAGCTGACTGAAATGCATGGTGGTGTGGTGGAACTGAAAAGCGCGGCGGCCAAAGGCGCCACATTTACCGTCCGTCTTCCCGCAAAGGCCGCCAGCGGGGAGATTACCGGAAACGGATAA
- a CDS encoding response regulator: MPKVLLTEDDPLTMHVLQTFLRSQQFDVVPASDGAEAMGLLEDQPFDIVISDIQMHPMDGLTFLRSVREKGNNMPFIIMTAHPRIESYIQAVHTLGAFEYIQKPLDLDILMVVIKRLLNSEPAASS; encoded by the coding sequence ATGCCAAAAGTTCTGCTTACCGAAGATGACCCCCTTACGATGCACGTGCTGCAGACCTTCCTGCGGTCTCAGCAGTTTGACGTGGTACCCGCTTCAGACGGCGCCGAGGCGATGGGACTCCTTGAGGACCAGCCGTTTGATATCGTCATAAGCGACATCCAGATGCACCCGATGGACGGATTGACCTTCCTGCGCTCAGTGCGGGAAAAAGGGAACAATATGCCGTTCATCATTATGACGGCCCATCCGAGAATAGAAAGCTACATCCAGGCCGTACACACGCTGGGCGCCTTTGAATATATTCAAAAGCCGCTTGATCTGGACATCCTGATGGTGGTGATCAAACGCCTTTTGAATTCGGAACCGGCCGCCAGTTCCTGA
- the glnA gene encoding type I glutamate--ammonia ligase: MTPQDVLNFIKDNDVKNVDLKFMDFPGLWQHTTKPVSEIDLSTFEEGAGFDGSSIRGWQPIHASDMVLIPDPSTMVIDQFFDRKTITLVCNIKDPLTHESYSRDPRYIAQKAEAYLRSSGIGDTAVMGPEAEFFIFDDVRYDTKQGHSFYFVDSNEAQWNTGRDEKPNLGYKPRYKEGYFPVAPTDSQMNLRDKMVDMMQQSGIRIETQHHEVATAGQAEIDMRFSTLVDAADKLMLFKYIVKNVAWRNGKTATFMPKPIQGDNGSGMHVHQSIWKDGKPLFAGNEYGGLSQMAMHYIGGVLKHSKALVAFTSPTTNSFKRLVPGFEAPVNLAYSSRNRSASIRIPVYSSSPKAKRIEVRYPDPSCNPYLAFSAMLMAGLDGIQNKINPGQPLDKDIYGLSPEELAEVPSLPGSLDEALLELEKDHEFLLKGDVFTPDVIETWIEYKREKEIKPVRMTPSPMEFALYYDI, encoded by the coding sequence ATGACGCCCCAGGACGTCCTTAATTTCATTAAGGACAACGATGTAAAAAACGTCGACCTTAAATTCATGGATTTCCCCGGCCTGTGGCAGCACACCACCAAGCCGGTAAGCGAGATCGACCTCAGCACTTTCGAGGAAGGGGCCGGTTTCGACGGCTCGTCCATCCGCGGCTGGCAGCCGATTCACGCATCCGACATGGTGCTGATCCCGGATCCCTCAACCATGGTGATCGATCAGTTCTTCGACCGCAAGACCATTACCCTTGTCTGCAACATTAAAGACCCGCTTACCCACGAAAGCTACAGCCGCGACCCGCGTTATATCGCGCAGAAGGCCGAAGCCTACCTTCGTTCCAGCGGCATCGGCGACACCGCCGTGATGGGGCCGGAAGCCGAATTCTTCATTTTCGACGACGTCCGCTACGACACCAAGCAGGGACACAGCTTCTACTTCGTCGACAGCAACGAAGCGCAGTGGAACACCGGCCGCGATGAAAAGCCGAACCTTGGCTACAAGCCGCGCTACAAAGAAGGCTATTTCCCGGTTGCCCCGACCGATTCGCAGATGAATCTGCGCGACAAAATGGTGGATATGATGCAGCAATCCGGCATCCGGATTGAAACCCAGCACCACGAAGTTGCCACCGCCGGCCAGGCCGAGATCGACATGCGCTTCAGCACGCTCGTCGACGCGGCCGACAAGCTGATGCTCTTCAAATACATTGTGAAGAACGTGGCGTGGCGGAACGGGAAAACGGCCACGTTCATGCCCAAGCCGATCCAGGGGGATAACGGCTCCGGCATGCACGTCCACCAGTCGATCTGGAAGGACGGCAAGCCGCTCTTCGCCGGCAACGAATACGGCGGCCTTTCGCAAATGGCGATGCACTACATCGGCGGCGTTCTGAAGCACTCCAAGGCCTTGGTGGCCTTCACCTCGCCGACCACCAACAGCTTCAAGCGCTTGGTACCCGGCTTTGAAGCCCCGGTGAACCTGGCCTACTCCAGCCGCAACCGCTCCGCCTCGATCCGCATCCCGGTCTACTCCAGCAGCCCGAAGGCCAAGCGCATCGAAGTGCGCTACCCCGATCCGAGCTGCAATCCGTACCTGGCGTTCTCGGCGATGCTGATGGCCGGCCTCGACGGCATCCAGAACAAGATAAACCCGGGCCAGCCGCTCGACAAGGACATCTACGGCCTGTCGCCGGAAGAGCTGGCGGAAGTTCCGTCGTTGCCGGGTTCGCTGGACGAAGCGCTGCTCGAGCTGGAAAAGGATCACGAGTTCCTGCTCAAGGGGGACGTATTTACCCCGGACGTCATCGAAACCTGGATTGAATACAAGCGCGAAAAGGAGATCAAGCCGGTTCGCATGACCCCCAGCCCGATGGAATTTGCCCTGTACTACGACATCTAA
- a CDS encoding ammonium transporter, producing the protein MRYKRAFLSAAAFFLAAAPAFAETAVSRVDTGDTAWVLLCAALVMLMTPGLAIFYGGMVRRKNILGTMLQSFIALGVVSIQWALIGYSLSFGPDLYGVIGDLSWAGLRGVGLEPNADYAPTIPHQAFMVFQMMFAVITPAVISGAFAERFKFGAYLLFVIFWTTLVYDPLCHWVWAKDGWLRGMGVLDFAGGIVVEINSGMSALAAAWFIGSRRGYPHEPMLPHNLPLTLLGGGLLWFGWFGFNAGSAVASGALATSAFVATHLATAAAVMGWLLAEWKHRGKPTLLGAVSGAVAGLVAITPACGFVGPLAAIAIGLVAGAACYGAVVAKFRMGYDDTLDAFGVHGVGGMIGMAGTGLFAAAAINAAGADGFFNGNFMLLGKQMLGIAVGAAWAFGGTYVILKALDKTIGIRVTRDEETQGLDLTQHGENAYTM; encoded by the coding sequence ATGCGGTATAAACGCGCCTTCCTGTCCGCCGCGGCATTTTTCCTTGCCGCCGCTCCCGCCTTCGCGGAAACGGCCGTCTCCCGTGTGGATACGGGCGATACGGCATGGGTGCTTCTCTGCGCCGCGCTTGTCATGCTCATGACCCCCGGCCTTGCCATTTTCTACGGCGGCATGGTTCGGCGGAAGAACATCCTCGGCACCATGCTGCAGAGCTTTATCGCGCTCGGCGTGGTGAGCATCCAGTGGGCGCTCATCGGCTACAGCCTTTCCTTCGGGCCGGATTTGTATGGCGTCATCGGCGACCTTTCATGGGCCGGTCTGCGCGGCGTGGGATTGGAGCCGAACGCCGATTACGCCCCCACCATCCCGCATCAGGCGTTTATGGTCTTCCAGATGATGTTCGCGGTAATCACCCCCGCCGTCATTTCCGGGGCATTTGCCGAGCGCTTCAAGTTCGGCGCATACCTCCTGTTTGTCATTTTCTGGACCACGCTGGTTTATGACCCGCTTTGCCACTGGGTCTGGGCGAAGGATGGTTGGCTGCGCGGCATGGGCGTGCTTGATTTCGCCGGCGGGATCGTGGTGGAAATAAACTCCGGGATGAGCGCGCTTGCGGCCGCGTGGTTCATAGGAAGCCGCCGCGGCTATCCGCACGAGCCGATGCTTCCCCACAACCTGCCACTGACCCTGCTGGGGGGCGGGCTGCTCTGGTTCGGCTGGTTCGGCTTCAACGCGGGGAGCGCCGTTGCTTCCGGCGCGCTTGCCACCTCCGCCTTTGTCGCCACGCACCTTGCCACGGCGGCGGCGGTTATGGGCTGGTTGCTGGCGGAGTGGAAACACCGCGGCAAGCCGACGCTGCTGGGAGCCGTTTCCGGCGCGGTGGCCGGGCTGGTGGCGATCACCCCCGCGTGCGGCTTTGTCGGCCCGCTGGCGGCTATCGCCATAGGCCTCGTGGCCGGGGCGGCCTGCTACGGAGCGGTGGTGGCGAAATTCAGGATGGGCTACGATGACACGCTCGACGCCTTCGGCGTGCATGGCGTCGGCGGCATGATCGGGATGGCCGGCACCGGGCTTTTCGCGGCGGCCGCCATCAATGCCGCGGGGGCGGACGGTTTTTTCAACGGCAACTTCATGCTGCTGGGGAAACAGATGCTCGGCATCGCCGTGGGGGCCGCCTGGGCCTTCGGCGGAACCTATGTCATTCTTAAAGCGTTGGACAAAACGATCGGCATCCGCGTCACCCGCGACGAAGAGACGCAGGGGCTCGATCTCACGCAGCATGGCGAAAACGCTTATACGATGTGA
- a CDS encoding P-II family nitrogen regulator yields the protein MKKIEAIIKPFKLSEVKDRLIEVGVQGMTVTEVKGFGRQKGHTELYRGTEYNIDFLPKIKMEVVVFEDMVEKVVEAITGIAHTGQIGDGKIFITPVDETIRIRTKERGKDAV from the coding sequence ATGAAAAAGATTGAAGCGATCATAAAACCGTTCAAGCTGTCGGAGGTGAAAGATCGCCTCATTGAGGTCGGTGTTCAGGGAATGACCGTGACCGAAGTGAAAGGGTTTGGCAGGCAAAAGGGACACACCGAGCTTTACCGCGGCACTGAATACAACATTGATTTCCTGCCGAAGATCAAGATGGAAGTCGTGGTGTTTGAAGATATGGTCGAAAAAGTTGTCGAGGCCATCACCGGCATCGCCCACACCGGGCAGATTGGTGACGGCAAGATATTCATAACCCCCGTCGATGAAACCATCCGTATCCGGACGAAAGAGAGGGGGAAGGATGCGGTATAA